DNA from Pelobacter propionicus DSM 2379:
CATTTCCACGACCGACATTCCGGCATTCGGAGATTGAAGAGTTCTACAGGGACATTGTGGAACCGGAACCGCTTATCAATGGGAACCGCAAGGTTGTGATCGTCTATCTGCTTAAGATCCTTGACGCGGAAGGGACATGCCCATCGGTTGTCGGGATCAAGAAATACGCAGCTGTCGGCAAGCAGATATTAGATCCGGATTCTGCGTACGGGGCAGCAGCTCTTGCCCAATTGGCTACCGTACCACTCTATCGGCATTCTCTGGGGGTTGCCCGCAAGTTCGTAGAAAAGAACTCTGAAAGAATCATGCTACCTACGATCCTCATCGTGTCACTGGCGCATGACATCGGGAAAATTCCCTCTTTCCACAGCCAGTATTATTCGACTGCAGATCATCCGCAAATAGCGCTCCTCATACTCGCGAGCATTCCGGAATACGTTGCGCTGTCGAACAGGGCTGAGCTCGACAGCATCATCCGCAACCATCACCAGATAACTCCGAACAACCCGCTCACGGCCTGTTTGAAACGGTGTGACCAGGAGGCCCGTAATGATGAGATGGGGGCTTTTATTGGGCAGATGGCGCAGGTGAGGGCTTCTGAAGAAAGTTCGCTGCCAATAGCTGAGTCGCTGCCACAACCTGATGTGCCTGTCGCTAAAGAAAACATTTCGCAGGAATGGGATCACCCGCTCGGATCTCCAGAATCGGGAAAGTACGTTCCCCAGAAGATAAAGCTTCCTGCATGGTTCAATGCCGATGCGATCCTTGGTGGCATCCACGGATTGATCAACCAGGTGGAGAAAACTTCGTCCGGAGTCAAGTGGCTGGCGGTTTCTCTTCCGAACGGGCTTGTCTATGTGAAGCCAGAAGCACTTTGGCAGGTGATCCATCAAGTTAGCGATGGCGATCCCATGATCTTGGTGGCTGATGCTGATGAAGAAACCAAACGTAATCTTCTCTATACCGTCGTCTGGGAACTGAGTACCTCCAGAGATGCCATTGCCACGGAACTCATGACCAATTCGTACTACACAACGAATGCATCCATCGTGTCGAATAACGATAAGTCATTCAACAAACTCCTGATCCCGTTCCGGGTCGATGCCTTCGGTGTGCTCACCTCCGATCTGGAAAGCAACAAACCCCCTGTCTTGAGAAAAATCGTCAAGGACATCAGACCAAAGCAGGCGGAGGATAAAGAATGAGGAGACTGATACTGGCTTCTATTCTCCAACTCTCCGTGACCACCGCTTCTGCCGGCTACTATACCGACTCGGCCAAGGGTTGGTGGTGGTACCAGAAAGAACCTGAGAAGCAGGCCGAAAAGCAGGAAAAGAAGAAGAAACCGCCCAAGAGTACGCCATCGCTCAAGGATTATTCTTATGAGCAGGTTTGGGAGATGCATCCCGACCAGTTCCAGGAGTTCGCCGAGGCATTGAAGAAGAAGGCTGTTCAGAAGCCGAGCGAAGAAAATGTGAAGGAGTACTTCGAGGTCCAGGAAATCGCCCGCAAGAAGGCGCTGGCTTTTTCCAACGTGGCCCAGTTCGTCTGGCAGAAGTACCCGGAGTTGACCACCAAGAAGGACTATCCGATCACGACTCCCGGCAACCTGGCCAGGATCTCCCAGATCAATGAGGAGCGGCAGCGCATACTGCGAGACAACCGGGATGACTTTGCCCTGATCTATTTCCAGAGACCTGACTGCAGCTACTGCGATGAGCAGTCCCGCATCCTTGACTGGTTCACCAACGAGACCGGCTGGACCGTGAAGAGGGTCAACATCAGTGAGAACCCGGGACTTGCAGCCAAGTTCAGCGTTGAGATCACGCCGACCCTGATCCTGATCCAGAAAGGGAACCAGGATTATCTGCCGGTCTCGGCAGGCGTCATTTCCGCCGATGAGATCGAGGACAAGGCATATCGGGCCGTGCGCCTCCTCAAGGGCGACATCTCCCCGGAGGAATATTCGCTCTACGAATTCCAGAAGGGTGGCAGCTTCGACGTGAAGAAACGCCGTCTTCAGGAAAAGGAGCGGCCATGAGTCTGCTTGTCCTACAGCAACAGAGAAATGAGGTGTCAGTGTGAAACGAACCGTGATTACCAGAACCACCGCCGCCTGCCTGGCGGCAACCATTGCCTTGAACCCGGTCCTTTCCTGGTCCGGCTGGGTCGATGACTGGGTACAGCAGAAAAGCTCCACTTCGCCCAGCTATTACGAGGGGTCAAAGCGTGGCTACTACACGGGCGGCAGTTTCTCTGCCAGGTGGGCAAACACCGACGACCATCTGTTCACCGCTTCTCTCCCAAAGCTGAAATCTGGCTGCGGCGGTATCGACATGTTCCTCGGCGGGTTTTCGTTCCTGAACGTGGATTATCTGGTACAGAAGCTCCAGAACATCCTGTCGGCAGCTCCGGCGGCAGCCTTTGACATCGCCCTGAAGACCCTGGCACCACAGGTGGCCGACACCATCAAGACCCTCGAAGCGATCACCGACCGGCTGAACTCGCTGCAGTTGAACGATTGCAAGGCGGCCAAGGCGCTGGTGGCAACTGCTGCCAGTCCGTTTTCGTCGGTCATGTCCGACAGCCTGAAGGCTGAGATGAAGACGGCCCAGACCGACTTCATGGTGTCGAGCGGCGCCAAGGATCTGTATCAGGATGTCAGCAAGCTGTTCGAGAGCGAACAGAAGACCAATGCCGGCAACAAGCCTGGTGTCCCCGGCACTACCCAGACCTCAGCCACCAGCGCTACTGCCGGGTGCCCGACTGAAGTCCTGCAAGTCTTCGGGGATGGATCGGTTCTGGAGAACCTGGCTGGCAAGAAAGGGATGAGCAGCGAGTACGTCAAACTGGTGCGCGGCTTCATCGGCGATGTGGTGATCCAGAACCCGGCAACGACCGGCACGACCTACCAGGCCCAATACATTCCTCCGTGCGACAAGAACAACAGCTTCGATTCCTTTATCAGCGGTTCCGCACAAGGACGGGATACCGCCGGGGCCTGTGCCGATATCACCGACGCCAACAAGAACCTGATGGTCTATGTGGCCGGCAAGATGCAGTCCATCGCCACCAAGATCAAATCAAAGACAGCACTCACCGCCGACGAGGAGGCGTTTCTCAAAAGCACTCCGTTGTCGGTCGGCCTGATCCTCAAGAATGCCACAGCCACCAACACCGAGGGCGAGGTCATCGGTAAACTGGCGGAACTGACTGCCCGGGCCTACGGCTACTACATGCTGCTTGATCTGTTCGGGCGTGCAGTCCAGTTGCAGGAGATGGCCCGCAACATCATGTCTACCCAGAAAGGGAATAAAGCCGGGGCTTCGCCGGAGACCTGCCAGTTGGCGCTCCTCGGCGAAGGTATGCAGCATATCCAGACGCTTGAGGAAAAGACGCTGCAACTTCTGAGCGTTGCCCAGCAGAGTTACGCCAATGCAGCCTCTGAGATCAATGCAGTGGAGATGATCGTCCAGAATATGAAGAAGTTCGACGACACGGTGTTTTCGGAATTATCGGACCGCTTCGGCAAGGGAATCGCCATGCGGGCAACCGGTAGAATCTAACAACAATAAAAGGGAGGAATCATGGCAGACAAGAATACCAAGGCGGATAAGGGCAACAGCGCTTCTCCGGCTTCCAGGAAAATCGACTGGCAGGCGAGAAAACTGGAGAATGCGAAACGCGACGATACAAGTGTTGTTTTCTGCCGCGCTCGTGATACCGGCGACTTCATCAACATTCTCAACTCAAACGATAATCTCGTATACCAGATGCGGATGAACATGGGGAGGAGGGAGTCCCTGACATTTGAGGTAGTGAAGAGCTACATCGACCGGAGTCGGCGGATCAAGGAAGAACTCAACCTTATGAATGCCGAAATGTGCCAGTTGCTCGACTACACATACAAACCGCCCCGGGGATTCGATCACCCTCTTAAAAAGCAGGAGAAGCAGGCGGCCCCTGGGGTAGAAACCGGCAAGAAATGATTACTCTGTTTCAGTCGAACCGGGACGATGCCAAATGGATCGTCCCGGGTAAATCCTCTTGACTTGCAAGGGGAAAATCGATAGCGTTTCGGTATTATAGACTCTTTCAAGAGACTCCGTGCGGACTTAGAGCCCCGGACAGACTTTTTCGGATAGCCCGAAGAAGAAATGACCCCGGCAGGGATGAACTACCTGGAAAGACAAGGCCGCAGTTGCCCCTTTCCGGATGACACCAGGAACGGCTTGCCTTCCTCGATCAGTCGTATGGGTAATGCGACTTGAATTCAACCTGAGGTGCGCCCATCTATGTAGCGCGTGCCTCTGATAACCAATAATCACGAAGAACAGTGACCTATTCTGGCAATGGCCGGAGTGGGTTTTTTGTTGTTCAAAATCCGCGACAAGCCTTGTAAGCGGCGGATATTCTCACCACATCCCGACCGGGAGACATTTTGTTCTCTCCCTACGGGACAGACATCTGTCTCTTTGCTTCGGGAAAACCAACAAGGAGGCAGTATGGCAAGTTTGAACCGCGTAGAACTCATCGGCAACCTGGGTCGTGATCCTGAAATCAGGTACACACCAGGAGGCACCGCTGTCGCAAGTTTTTCACTCGCGACCAGTGAGAAGGTAAAGACCAAAAGCGGTGAATGGGAGATCCGGACCGAGTGGCACAACATCGTCCTCTACGCACGTCTCGCAGAAGTAGCTGGCGAGTACCTGACAAAAGGAAAGAGTGTCTACCTCGACGGCAAACTCAAGACCCGTAAATGGCAGGACCGGGACGGTAAAGATCGCTACACAACAGAGATCATCGGCGACAAGCTTCTTATGCTTGGCAGTAAAAATGGCAGCATTCCTGACGGGAGTGACGACCAGCCATCAAGCAGCCAGGCACATGAGGACATTCCGCACGATGACACCGATCCGTTTTAGGTAAAAACCAGTAACCACAACTCAACAGTCCTACGGGGAGACATTACCAAATCCCCAAAGGGATTGGTCTGTCTTCTCTGTCGGACACAACCCACAGAAAAGGAGACAGACAGATGCACGCACCAGCTCAAATCATTCCCATCAGTCCCACCGCATCATCCCTCACTCACCACGCCGTCAACATCAGTGAACTGAAGGCCCAGGTAAACCTGATCCAGTACGTCATGCGTGACGTTATGAAATCAGGCGAGCACTACGGCACCATTCCCGGTTGCGGAGACAAAGCAGTTCTTCTCAAACCGGGCGCCGAAAAGCTCATGCTGACCTTCAGGCTGGCAAACGACGTGGAGGTGGAAACCATCGACCTGCATCTCGGCCATCGTGAGTATCGCATCAAGGTGACGCTCTACTCACCGGCAGGCCAGCGTCTTGGTACAGGTGTCGGTTCGTGTTCGACCATGGAAAGCAAGTATCGTTTCCGAGTCGGTCCAGTTGAACTGACGAATAAGCCGGTACCGAAGGAATACTGGGATCTTCGCAAGGAGAACCCGGCAAAGGCGCAGGAGATCATTGGTGGACGCGGCTTCAGCGCAAAAAAGGATGACAGCGGCAACTGGAAAATCGCCAGGCAGGGAGAAAAGGTCGAACACGACAATCCTGCCGATTTCTACAACACCTGCCTGAAAATGGCCAAGAAGCGGGGATTGGTGGATGCAGTACTCACCTCGACCGCTGCCTCGGACATCTTCACCCAGGACATCGAGGAAGATCCTGACCTTTACCGGCAGACGGAACACAACGGGGGATATAGTGCCGGCAGTACCAGCACCACCTCCGGGGCTTCTCAGACTTCCAAACCGGACAGCGACCCATCATCCCACGAAGCCGAACCAGTTTCGACTTCCGAGATCATCGGGTATCTGACGGCCAAAGGGATCAGGATGGAACTCTCCGCAGATGAATCGGAGATTTTCGCCTTCCCGGACTTCAACGACACCTCAGCCCGCCAATGGCTGAAAGACCACGGCTTCAAATGGGACGGCAAGGGCAAATGCTGGCAGTACCGGTAGTACCTGACGTACCAGACTGAACCTCACTCACAACCTACCTCAGCAGGGAGACAACGACTTTCTCCCTACCGGGGGTGTCTTGTCTCCTCTGCCGGGTACAACCCACAGACAAGGAGACAGGATCATGACTACCCACATCATCAAACACGTAACAATCAAAGGCTGTCAGATACCGGTCTATGCGCCCGTTAAGGAGCGACAGATCAGCATCGATGTCACCAGGATCATTGCCGGCGTTATTTTCGGTTCCCTGCTCACCGCAGTCGGAACTCTGCCGTTTCTGATTTGAAAGGAGACAGCCATGAGCAAACTCGCTGCATTTCTGGGACGGGCTATTCCGACCCATCAGCAGAAACAATCTTCACATCTTGGTGACCGTACCGGATACGTCGGAGCCTCCGATATTGCCGGCTGCCCGCGTAAAGCAGCTCTCGGCAAACAATGCCCGTCCAGTCACGACATCACGACACTCCTGCGCTTTTCCCGTGGCCATGCTGCGCAAGCCATGTATGCCGAGTTTTTCAGGACTGGTGGCGCTCTCTTCGAGGAAGAGGTCGAAGTACGTCACCCGGATATCCCTGAAATCAGGTGTCACATTGACTTTCTGTTCTATGCAAACCGGCAGACCAAACGGCTGCACATCGTGGAGATGAAATCGACCGACGGCATCCCCGATGAACCTTACGCATCCTGGGTGGATCAACTGCATGTCCAGATGGGCCTGCTGCATCTCACCCTCGATCCTGAAGTGGAAATCGGCGGATCAATTCTGGTGGTTGACCTCAATGCGGGAACATACCGGGAATTCAATAACTATGCACCAAACAAGCTGGTGTTTAATCAGCTTATGGAAAAAGGTCAGCACATCCTTGCGGCAACACGAGACGAGTGTGCACCTAAAACGGAACCTGGCTTTCTCTGCGGATACTGTTCGTTTCGCCACGGTTGTCCCTCTCATGCGATTGACATGGAGCTCCCCCCGGAAATCCACCACGCTGGCAGGGCATACCTGGAACTGAACGAACAGAAAAAAGGGATCGAAGCTCGACTGGAAGTCCTGAAGAACGAAATCCTCACGTTTGCGGATGGAGTATTCAAGGGGGCTTCAGACGGAATCCTGGTCAATGTCACCTCGGTGGCTGACTCGGTGATCGTCGACAGCAAGAAGCTGAAGAACTCGTATCCGGATATCTATGATCAAGTCACGAAACCGAAATCCGGTTTTCTAAAGCTTGAAATCAAACCATTCATGCCGCTCGCAACACAGGCGGCCTGATCCAACCCCACAAGGGGGCGTTACGCTCCCCATGGGAAATCTCCATTCATGGAGGCGTGCGCCCCCATTGAAAGGAGATCCCCGATGAAAATCTATCGTACCGGCACGTTGCCCCCCGACCTTAAATCCTTCTCAAGTGAGAAAAGGCATGAAGACCTGAAAGAGGCCCTGCATGCCATCGCCTCACTGTTGCTGATCGCGGCCATGCTTTTCATGTTCATGATTGCCGCAGCAGCGCCTGAACCTCAGGTTCATCCTGTGGGGTGGGAGGAGGTGCGAGGATGACGGAGCCAACCATTGCCATCTATACGGAAGAGGAGACTGGCCCGTCTGATGCTGTTGTGAATGAGGTCAACCTCTCGTTGCACGGAGCCAATCGGGTTCTGGAACGTGACATCCCTCTGGAAGCTCTCGAAGGTGTTCGTCATCTTCTGCCTCTCCTCAACACGAAACCACTCAAATTCAGGTACAAGGGGGTTTTCGTCGTGGCCCGCCTGGTAAATGGTTCACCAAGAATCATCACCGCCTGGCGCCTACTTCCCCCCTCGTAGATGTCTTAGTAGGACAGCGAAATTAACCATCACCCTTGGCGGGATGCATGTCATCTCCGCAAAGGAGAGGTAACCCGCCGTCATTACAAGGAGGCATCCATGAGTCCTAAAATCCCACGTCCCAAGGCTGTTCCCGGCTTCACCATCGAACGCCGGTCTGCCTGCGGGAAAATTTACACTACCGTCACCCTGTCCCCCTCGACAGCTACGCCAATGGAAGTCTTCATCCGTTTCGGCAAGGCCGGAGGTTGTGGTTCTGCCATGGCCGATGGCATTGCTCGCCTGGTCTCCTACGGTCTCCGTTCGGGACTGGAGCCAGTCGATGCGTTCAAGGCTCTCACCGGCATAGGTTGTCATCTCGGGGCCAATACCTGCCTCAACTGCGTTGCCGAATCCATAGGCATCGTTTTGGAGCATCTGAAAACAGGGCGCGATCTCAACGACCTCATCGAGGAAGCTGACTTCGCGGCACTTAACCAAATCGGACAAGGAGCTGATCACCATGAAATATAGCATCAAGGACATCTTCAATATTCCCGTGAAAGAGAGTCTCTGCGTAGAAGGTCGGCCTCAGACCGACAACCCCTTCATCCCTGAAGTTG
Protein-coding regions in this window:
- a CDS encoding HD domain-containing protein, which translates into the protein MIILLYCCGVIGFLMVTYNLWRILSRRPAEVEQEPWVPLSISELEPDDDLPCTDLATVSSVWTGRVVHFTDLSRLWREPTPKQEEEAAFPRPTFRHSEIEEFYRDIVEPEPLINGNRKVVIVYLLKILDAEGTCPSVVGIKKYAAVGKQILDPDSAYGAAALAQLATVPLYRHSLGVARKFVEKNSERIMLPTILIVSLAHDIGKIPSFHSQYYSTADHPQIALLILASIPEYVALSNRAELDSIIRNHHQITPNNPLTACLKRCDQEARNDEMGAFIGQMAQVRASEESSLPIAESLPQPDVPVAKENISQEWDHPLGSPESGKYVPQKIKLPAWFNADAILGGIHGLINQVEKTSSGVKWLAVSLPNGLVYVKPEALWQVIHQVSDGDPMILVADADEETKRNLLYTVVWELSTSRDAIATELMTNSYYTTNASIVSNNDKSFNKLLIPFRVDAFGVLTSDLESNKPPVLRKIVKDIRPKQAEDKE
- a CDS encoding TSCPD domain-containing protein, which gives rise to MSPKIPRPKAVPGFTIERRSACGKIYTTVTLSPSTATPMEVFIRFGKAGGCGSAMADGIARLVSYGLRSGLEPVDAFKALTGIGCHLGANTCLNCVAESIGIVLEHLKTGRDLNDLIEEADFAALNQIGQGADHHEI
- a CDS encoding conjugal transfer protein TraH translates to MKRTVITRTTAACLAATIALNPVLSWSGWVDDWVQQKSSTSPSYYEGSKRGYYTGGSFSARWANTDDHLFTASLPKLKSGCGGIDMFLGGFSFLNVDYLVQKLQNILSAAPAAAFDIALKTLAPQVADTIKTLEAITDRLNSLQLNDCKAAKALVATAASPFSSVMSDSLKAEMKTAQTDFMVSSGAKDLYQDVSKLFESEQKTNAGNKPGVPGTTQTSATSATAGCPTEVLQVFGDGSVLENLAGKKGMSSEYVKLVRGFIGDVVIQNPATTGTTYQAQYIPPCDKNNSFDSFISGSAQGRDTAGACADITDANKNLMVYVAGKMQSIATKIKSKTALTADEEAFLKSTPLSVGLILKNATATNTEGEVIGKLAELTARAYGYYMLLDLFGRAVQLQEMARNIMSTQKGNKAGASPETCQLALLGEGMQHIQTLEEKTLQLLSVAQQSYANAASEINAVEMIVQNMKKFDDTVFSELSDRFGKGIAMRATGRI
- a CDS encoding conjugal transfer protein TraF: MRRLILASILQLSVTTASAGYYTDSAKGWWWYQKEPEKQAEKQEKKKKPPKSTPSLKDYSYEQVWEMHPDQFQEFAEALKKKAVQKPSEENVKEYFEVQEIARKKALAFSNVAQFVWQKYPELTTKKDYPITTPGNLARISQINEERQRILRDNRDDFALIYFQRPDCSYCDEQSRILDWFTNETGWTVKRVNISENPGLAAKFSVEITPTLILIQKGNQDYLPVSAGVISADEIEDKAYRAVRLLKGDISPEEYSLYEFQKGGSFDVKKRRLQEKERP
- a CDS encoding single-stranded DNA-binding protein, with protein sequence MASLNRVELIGNLGRDPEIRYTPGGTAVASFSLATSEKVKTKSGEWEIRTEWHNIVLYARLAEVAGEYLTKGKSVYLDGKLKTRKWQDRDGKDRYTTEIIGDKLLMLGSKNGSIPDGSDDQPSSSQAHEDIPHDDTDPF